The Elusimicrobiota bacterium region GAGAATAGGAAGTAGGTCCGATGGTGTATGGGGTTTATATAAAGGGATTTTAGATGAAATTCGAATTTATAATCGAGAATTGAGCCAAACTGAAATACAAACAGATATGGGTTCAGGTCAACCCACTTACTCGATTAGCGGGTATATTAAAGATGTCAGTAGTGTTGCAGTTAGTGGAGTGACAGTGACTTTGAATGGTTCAGTAAGTGTTACAACCACAACTGCGGGTGATGGAAGTTACACTTTTAGAGGTTTATCATTTGGTAACTATACAGTTACCCCTACTAAAACCAATTGGAGTTTTGCCCCCACCTCTTTAAGTTACACCAATCTTACCAGTACACAAACAAATCAGAATATTGTTGGCACCGAAAACCAACCAACGACATATTCAGTGAGCGGTTATATAAAGGATAGCAGTGGGACAATAATTACAAGCGTTACAGTAACTTTAACCACAAGTGATGGGTTAACTGTAATTGCGTCAACTACGACTGATTCTAATGGTTACTATTTCTTTGCAAATCTTGTTGCAGGAAATTATAATGTTAACCCCGCCAAAACAGGTTACACCTTTGTTTTTATTAACATAACAATAGTTAATGTTAATATTACCAATCAGGACATTGCTTCAACTGGCGGCAGTAGCGGTGGCCCAAACAATACTTATTCAATTAACGGTTACATCAAAGACAATTCAAGTTCAGCGATTGTTGCTGTAAACGTTGCATTAACAGGAACTGTTTCGTTAAACACTACCACAGATGTAAACGGATATTACCAGTTTACGAATTTGTCTAACGGGGCCTATGTGGTTACCCCCACAAAAGACAGTTGGAGTTTTTACACATCATCTTTGACCTATGCCACTTTAACCAGTACACAAACTGACCAGAACTTTATAGGAACTCCCATTGCGCCGGTTATAACAACTTACTCAATAAGCGGTTCTATAAGCAATTCAACCGGAACAATGATTAGCGGAGTTACCGTTGCTTTAAGCGGGTCATCTACTACAATAGCTACTACAGCAAATGACGGTTCCTATTCATTTACAAATTTAGATGCCGGAGATTACACTTTAACACCGACAAAAGCTGGGTATACCTTTAATCCGGTAACTTTGTCTGCCGTTCTTGTCAGCAGTAATTTGACTGGAAAGAATTTTACTGCTATTCAAGTTATTGATAATCCCCCCTCTGTTTCAATTACTGTTCCAGGTAACAGGCAGGTTGTAAATGGAAACCTTAATGTAAAAGTTGAAGCTACGGATGACAACGGAATTTCAAAAATAGAATATTATATTGATAATGTTCTTAAACATACTGATGCAACGGCTGATAAACTGCATTGGCATTGGGATACTTCTGCTGAAACCGATGGCGAACATAGCCTGAAAGTGGTTGCCTATGACACTATAAACCAGACTGCCAGCGATCAAATTACGGCGATTGCACACCAAAAACCGGCTGATGTTAATATTATTGGAGAACTTAAACCTGTTGAGCCAATAGTTGAACCGGGTTCAGGTAAGAAAGCAAAAATAAAATTTAAAGTAGATTTACCGGCTAATCAGAAACAACTGGCGGGTGACAAAGCAAAAGTTCATGTGAGAATAACAATACACAATGTCCGCGGAACCTTAGTTAAGACGCTTGTCGATGAAGATATGCCGATTGGAGAATCTGAAACATTGTGGAATGGAAAGAATTTTGCAGAAGAAGTTGCTGCCAGCGGTGCATATATTGTAAGAATACAAGCAGGCGACTTTAAAGATATGAAAAAAATAGTTGTGGTAAAATAATATACTGTCTTCTAGGGGCAATGTTGAGCAATTGATTCAAAAGTAAAAAATCACAAATATTTCCAGATGGCGCTTTCCTAGAAGTGTCATCTGGAAAAAAAAGGAATTCTCTTGAAGCTAGGAATTCAAGTTTCAATTTTAATAGTTACACTAAATATTTTTACCCCCCTATTCGCAACCGAATCGAGTTTAGGCGGCACTGCAATTCTGGCCCAGCCTGTTGGAGCAAGGCAGATAGCAATGGGTGAAGCGTTTGTAGCAGTTGCTGACGACCTAAACACCATTTATTATAACCCTGCCGGATTAGCTAAAATTCAAAACGAAGTTAGCATGACTTATTTGCAGGGCTTGGTTGACACCTGTTATGCTTCATTGAGTTTTGGAAGAAGAATAAAACCCCTTACCAGTTTAGGCCTGAGTTTGTACCTGTTTCAGGGTGGTACTTTTGAAGTACCCCAGGATAATTCAACCTACCGTATGATTCGTATTCAGGATGATTACCTGCTTACCTTCAGTTACGCAGCCAGCAATTTCGATAAAGATTTATTAATAGGAACAAATTTTAAATTATTGCATTCTACACTTATAGAAAAATATTCGGCAACTGCATTTGCAGGTGATTTTGGGATTTTATATCTTCCGGATTTGCTAAGAGGAGTGTCAATTGGCGGTGTTATTCAAAATATTGGCACGGAGCTTAAATATGTTGATGTCGGCGATCCTCTGCCCTTGACCTATAGATTGGGAATTGGATATAAATTCCCCGGCCGTTTGTCAGGGCTAAAAATAGATATAGATTATGTAAAACTATTGAATTCCCCTTCCGGAATCAATACAGGAATAGAATATTTTCCCATGGAAAACCTTGGATTCAGGGCCGGGTATAGAATGTCAGAAAGCAATAATTATCTCTCTGTAGGGCTAGGTTTTGCTTTTAACGGCATAGGTTTTGATTACAGCCAGTCTTTGATGTCGGATTTTCAGGCCTTAAACCAGACAACATTCAGCATGGGGCCCGGGTCGTGGCTGTTTGGCAAAACAAATCCTTCAGTAGCAGGAGAAGAATCTTACAAAGCTCCGGAAAAAACAAGTTTTATAAACAACAATATTGGTTCTTTATTAGACAAGAGTCTTTCAGACCAGATTGAGGAAAGCTTACGGCCTATATTTGTTTATATAAGTGAAGGATATTATAAAGACGCCGGCAGAGAATTGGCTATTTTGATTTCCCAAAAACCTGATAATAAAACGTGGGATAAAATAGCTGAGAAATTAGGGTTGGTGGCTAATGTTGTTCCTGAGCTTACAGGGGACGACTTAATGTCGGTAATCGTAAGAAAAGGGCTATTATCATTTTTAAAACCGGTTGAAAATCCTCCCGATGCGTTAGTAAAAATTCATTATGCCATGGAAAACTCAATGG contains the following coding sequences:
- a CDS encoding DUF2012 domain-containing protein; this translates as RIGSRSDGVWGLYKGILDEIRIYNRELSQTEIQTDMGSGQPTYSISGYIKDVSSVAVSGVTVTLNGSVSVTTTTAGDGSYTFRGLSFGNYTVTPTKTNWSFAPTSLSYTNLTSTQTNQNIVGTENQPTTYSVSGYIKDSSGTIITSVTVTLTTSDGLTVIASTTTDSNGYYFFANLVAGNYNVNPAKTGYTFVFINITIVNVNITNQDIASTGGSSGGPNNTYSINGYIKDNSSSAIVAVNVALTGTVSLNTTTDVNGYYQFTNLSNGAYVVTPTKDSWSFYTSSLTYATLTSTQTDQNFIGTPIAPVITTYSISGSISNSTGTMISGVTVALSGSSTTIATTANDGSYSFTNLDAGDYTLTPTKAGYTFNPVTLSAVLVSSNLTGKNFTAIQVIDNPPSVSITVPGNRQVVNGNLNVKVEATDDNGISKIEYYIDNVLKHTDATADKLHWHWDTSAETDGEHSLKVVAYDTINQTASDQITAIAHQKPADVNIIGELKPVEPIVEPGSGKKAKIKFKVDLPANQKQLAGDKAKVHVRITIHNVRGTLVKTLVDEDMPIGESETLWNGKNFAEEVAASGAYIVRIQAGDFKDMKKIVVVK
- a CDS encoding PorV/PorQ family protein, whose amino-acid sequence is MKLGIQVSILIVTLNIFTPLFATESSLGGTAILAQPVGARQIAMGEAFVAVADDLNTIYYNPAGLAKIQNEVSMTYLQGLVDTCYASLSFGRRIKPLTSLGLSLYLFQGGTFEVPQDNSTYRMIRIQDDYLLTFSYAASNFDKDLLIGTNFKLLHSTLIEKYSATAFAGDFGILYLPDLLRGVSIGGVIQNIGTELKYVDVGDPLPLTYRLGIGYKFPGRLSGLKIDIDYVKLLNSPSGINTGIEYFPMENLGFRAGYRMSESNNYLSVGLGFAFNGIGFDYSQSLMSDFQALNQTTFSMGPGSWLFGKTNPSVAGEESYKAPEKTSFINNNIGSLLDKSLSDQIEESLRPIFVYISEGYYKDAGRELAILISQKPDNKTWDKIAEKLGLVANVVPELTGDDLMSVIVRKGLLSFLKPVENPPDALVKIHYAMENSMDKEIFARLYSVLKNYYPELAKTDEIPAGFTLITYKLYKSLNFIYDGHYDSAIKEANEVLDLEPDNILALKRLGSALYCLGKAENKPEAVEKARDIWRRVIKLSIDDKEIKEFLEQK